One region of Polynucleobacter sp. SHI8 genomic DNA includes:
- a CDS encoding AsmA-like C-terminal region-containing protein — protein MLKVIHSRMGQSRPLRIAIYSVIGTLLTFILLTQIVARFLIWPQLEVRKTQIEQIITKELGVDVKIGEIHARWQSFRPSFEINNISFKKDPKGDDSFTNQVLEVPKITGILAWSSLWSLSPRFYDLYSENIRLTAYRDQQGLWNFAGIPVSNTGGDSNTLTWILNERNLNTKNFHVIVKDDLDGSSINEFTIENFSLKNQMRNHVIQLNSFVKPTQGLLNFSGDFNHKPFSDVSNWKNWRGSFVSEIQKINAANLLKITKLPIKSGSGQIEFKGQVNLNHGVFQESTANLNANEINIIWANDQPDLHLNKLQIDINQYAKDTTQIVDFKNFYWQFQEKNQKIHAINDLNLRVTPNQANESISKIELNAPNIPLTELALLAQSIPLPAKIYKPLRQAQPEGNLEQFHFIWHNGQPERRFLTQAPTHSEYEIKGQLKNIGWGSVGESIPGIKGINGEIESTLNQGSLQINSSELALESSYYFHQKRIALPNTSGKIQWRQKEDQWLINFDQLLIKDDNTEIQAQGSYLTQSKKSSDQLDLDLELVNMGATQLLNSIPKTIAPTTMEYLRSTISGGTITNSSLKIHGPTNEIPFAKGSKNQFQLDANIKDGIYRPVAVNKNIKGEWPSLEKVNANIKMDNNLLYVDASSGKFKNVLIKDITAEMDVTKVPNILEVKGKASGSLFDFLTYLVATPIGYKWQPELKKMSVTGNAQLDLKLTQQFGPKENTKVLAQVNLEKNQIRWGKNLPGTISKGFLLVDEHGLQKADINGDWMGGPMSIKNNVVNPDQIDIHADVDGALLLELFATDQEFSHDFHPNILTGKLGLHGNILRKNNDSTLNLNLDLKSTNINLPKPLMKPVGENLLGTLKVNINSSTANPTTDWQLKLGELIQSSGQLSQQKLDKATVVIGNAAQPIMAKGVNVAFDVHTIQLDQWLSLINDFDKANPNYSERFVNKNANPTTTNLPITVAGKSSHLLFLDREFNNLLVDIKEDNHTWGGTIQANNIDGKFNWLPKNSELPFGLISAKFSKLYAPIPTTTTSSQNQSKSSLRSLPSMDISIADLQLGNMQLGAVQIQANATPVEWKLSQLSIKTKFGEMNAKGDWELPSGNLIGKTAMNINLQTSDAGDLLTSLGVKENVINRGKGNIQGNLNWQGSPIDFNTLSLNGDLQLEIKNGTILQVDPGAAKLLGILSLQSLFKFATLNFDGSLGETVKSGTPFDQVTATATIRRGNIRSNDFEMTSTLARITSRGIINLSRETQDLRVTIYPRINFGSASLAAFYFVTPIIGITTMIGQYLFSAGINKAFQTDLLIQGDWKNPEVIPLDQNGKPVDPEVLKSIRRKSLLNEPVKQPTEKKQAPPINPTPNTNP, from the coding sequence ATGTTAAAAGTAATTCATAGTCGCATGGGCCAGTCGAGGCCACTAAGAATAGCTATTTATTCTGTCATAGGTACTTTATTGACATTTATTTTGCTTACCCAAATAGTTGCTCGATTCTTGATTTGGCCTCAACTAGAGGTAAGAAAAACTCAAATTGAACAAATTATTACTAAAGAATTAGGGGTGGATGTCAAAATTGGAGAAATTCATGCCCGCTGGCAATCTTTTCGACCTAGCTTTGAAATAAACAATATCAGCTTTAAAAAAGATCCTAAGGGAGATGACTCATTCACCAATCAAGTACTTGAAGTACCAAAGATTACAGGTATCTTGGCTTGGAGTTCACTCTGGTCATTATCTCCCCGATTTTATGATCTATATTCTGAAAATATTCGGTTAACTGCCTATCGTGATCAACAAGGTTTATGGAATTTTGCGGGTATCCCAGTATCTAATACCGGTGGTGATTCTAATACATTAACTTGGATTCTCAATGAGCGAAATCTCAATACTAAAAATTTCCATGTCATAGTAAAAGATGATTTAGATGGAAGTTCAATCAATGAATTTACTATTGAAAATTTTTCCTTAAAAAATCAGATGAGAAATCATGTGATTCAATTAAATTCCTTTGTAAAACCCACCCAAGGTCTTTTAAATTTTTCTGGCGACTTTAATCACAAACCTTTTTCAGATGTCAGCAATTGGAAAAATTGGCGAGGTTCTTTTGTGAGTGAAATCCAAAAGATTAATGCGGCAAATTTACTAAAAATAACCAAATTGCCCATCAAATCTGGCTCTGGTCAAATTGAGTTTAAAGGGCAAGTCAATCTCAATCATGGTGTATTTCAAGAGAGTACTGCTAACTTAAATGCGAATGAAATCAATATAATTTGGGCTAATGACCAACCAGATTTACATCTCAACAAACTACAAATTGATATAAATCAATACGCCAAAGATACAACTCAGATTGTCGACTTCAAAAACTTTTATTGGCAATTTCAAGAGAAGAATCAAAAAATACATGCCATCAATGATTTAAATCTGCGGGTAACACCTAATCAAGCAAATGAATCAATATCAAAAATTGAACTGAACGCACCAAATATTCCATTAACAGAATTAGCTTTATTAGCCCAAAGCATTCCTTTGCCAGCGAAGATATATAAACCTCTAAGACAGGCTCAACCTGAGGGAAATCTTGAGCAATTTCATTTTATTTGGCATAACGGTCAGCCAGAAAGACGTTTTTTAACTCAAGCACCAACCCACAGCGAATACGAAATTAAAGGGCAATTAAAAAACATTGGGTGGGGCTCAGTTGGAGAATCTATTCCGGGCATAAAAGGAATTAATGGAGAAATAGAATCCACCCTCAATCAAGGCTCGTTACAGATCAATTCCTCTGAATTGGCTCTAGAGTCTTCATATTATTTTCACCAAAAAAGAATTGCTCTTCCAAATACCTCAGGGAAAATTCAATGGCGCCAAAAAGAGGATCAGTGGTTAATTAATTTTGATCAATTGCTAATTAAAGATGACAATACTGAAATTCAAGCTCAGGGCTCTTATCTCACACAAAGCAAAAAAAGCTCTGACCAATTAGACCTTGATTTAGAACTAGTCAATATGGGGGCAACTCAATTATTAAACTCTATTCCAAAGACCATAGCGCCCACAACGATGGAGTATCTAAGGTCAACGATTTCAGGTGGAACGATCACCAATTCGTCTCTAAAAATTCATGGTCCAACTAATGAGATTCCATTTGCAAAAGGTTCAAAAAATCAATTTCAATTAGATGCCAATATTAAAGATGGGATTTATAGACCTGTCGCTGTCAATAAAAATATAAAAGGAGAATGGCCATCTCTTGAAAAAGTCAATGCAAACATCAAAATGGATAACAACCTTCTTTATGTTGACGCCTCATCAGGAAAATTTAAAAATGTACTGATCAAAGATATCACTGCCGAAATGGACGTTACTAAAGTACCTAATATTTTAGAAGTGAAAGGTAAGGCTAGTGGGTCACTTTTTGACTTTTTGACGTATTTAGTGGCTACCCCTATTGGTTATAAATGGCAGCCAGAATTAAAGAAAATGAGCGTGACAGGGAATGCTCAACTAGATCTCAAATTAACACAACAATTTGGTCCTAAAGAAAACACAAAAGTTCTGGCTCAAGTGAATCTTGAAAAAAATCAAATACGTTGGGGAAAAAATTTACCAGGCACAATCAGTAAGGGTTTCCTCTTGGTCGATGAACATGGCTTACAAAAAGCGGATATCAATGGCGACTGGATGGGAGGGCCGATGTCCATAAAAAACAATGTTGTAAATCCTGATCAAATCGATATTCATGCTGATGTTGATGGTGCTTTATTGCTTGAGTTATTTGCAACTGATCAAGAGTTTAGTCACGACTTTCATCCAAATATCTTGACTGGCAAGCTTGGATTGCATGGCAATATTCTTAGAAAAAATAATGACTCCACGTTAAATTTAAATTTAGATCTCAAGTCAACCAATATCAATTTACCCAAACCGTTAATGAAGCCTGTGGGAGAAAATTTATTAGGCACTCTTAAGGTAAATATCAACTCTTCTACCGCTAACCCTACGACCGATTGGCAGCTCAAACTCGGGGAATTGATTCAATCATCTGGTCAATTATCCCAACAAAAATTAGATAAGGCTACAGTTGTCATTGGCAATGCTGCACAACCAATTATGGCTAAGGGAGTTAATGTCGCTTTTGACGTTCATACGATACAGCTAGATCAATGGTTAAGTCTAATCAATGATTTCGACAAGGCAAATCCTAACTATTCAGAAAGATTTGTAAATAAAAATGCAAATCCAACCACTACCAACTTACCTATTACAGTTGCAGGAAAATCAAGCCATCTATTGTTTTTGGATCGTGAATTTAACAACCTATTGGTAGACATCAAAGAGGACAACCATACCTGGGGTGGAACTATTCAAGCAAATAATATCGATGGCAAATTTAACTGGCTACCCAAAAATTCTGAATTACCATTTGGATTAATCTCTGCGAAATTTAGTAAGCTTTATGCTCCCATTCCAACAACAACGACAAGTTCCCAAAATCAATCAAAATCAAGCTTAAGATCTTTGCCGAGTATGGATATTTCAATTGCAGATTTGCAACTGGGAAATATGCAACTTGGTGCAGTTCAAATTCAAGCTAATGCCACACCTGTTGAATGGAAACTAAGCCAACTTTCAATAAAGACAAAATTTGGCGAAATGAATGCGAAAGGAGATTGGGAACTGCCCTCAGGAAATCTTATCGGCAAAACTGCTATGAATATTAATCTTCAAACTTCCGATGCCGGTGATCTTTTAACCTCTTTAGGTGTCAAAGAGAACGTGATTAATCGTGGTAAGGGTAACATTCAAGGCAATTTGAATTGGCAGGGTTCCCCAATAGACTTTAATACACTCAGTCTTAATGGCGATCTTCAATTAGAAATTAAGAATGGTACGATCCTACAAGTTGATCCGGGAGCCGCAAAGCTGCTTGGCATCTTAAGTCTTCAAAGTCTTTTTAAATTTGCTACCTTAAATTTTGATGGCAGCCTTGGCGAAACGGTTAAGTCAGGAACTCCGTTTGATCAGGTAACAGCCACCGCAACGATTCGAAGAGGTAATATCCGCTCGAATGATTTTGAAATGACAAGTACTTTGGCTCGAATTACTTCTAGAGGTATTATTAATTTGAGTCGTGAAACTCAAGATTTAAGAGTGACGATTTACCCTCGAATTAACTTTGGCTCCGCTTCACTTGCGGCATTTTATTTTGTAACTCCTATTATTGGAATTACCACCATGATTGGTCAATATCTATTTAGTGCTGGTATTAATAAAGCTTTCCAAACCGATCTGTTGATTCAAGGGGACTGGAAAAACCCGGAAGTGATTCCTCTCGATCAAAATGGCAAACCTGTCGACCCTGAGGTCCTCAAAAGTATCCGTCGCAAATCCCTCTTAAACGAACCTGTTAAACAACCAACTGAAAAAAAACAAGCTCCACCAATCAACCCAACACCAAACACCAATCCTTAA
- a CDS encoding carbon-nitrogen hydrolase family protein, translating into MIKIASLQMVASSDLDTNLHVAQQLIAQAADQQCQLAVLPEYFCLFGKKDRDKLDIQESLGHGPIQDILASTAQKFGIHIVAGTIPISTNDPNHVLNTTLVFNPDGEIICQYDKIHLFSFSSGGESYDESRVLQAGSNLSSFVITHQDENWRFGLSICYDLRFPEMYRAMGEVDCHILPAAFTYTTGKVHWEILLRARAIENQCYFVASAQGGTHDNGRQTWGHSMIVHPWGEINSILEVGEGLITGEMFKSNILDVRNKLPALQHRTIK; encoded by the coding sequence ATGATTAAAATTGCTAGCCTTCAAATGGTCGCCTCTTCCGACCTAGATACCAATTTACACGTCGCTCAACAGTTGATTGCACAAGCGGCTGATCAACAATGCCAATTAGCCGTTTTACCCGAATATTTTTGTCTATTTGGTAAAAAAGATCGAGATAAGTTAGATATTCAAGAGTCACTTGGTCACGGCCCAATACAAGATATATTAGCAAGCACTGCCCAGAAATTTGGAATCCATATTGTGGCAGGTACGATTCCTATCTCTACCAATGACCCTAATCATGTTTTAAACACTACCCTGGTTTTTAATCCGGATGGGGAAATCATTTGTCAATACGACAAGATTCACTTGTTTTCATTCTCATCTGGTGGAGAGAGTTACGATGAATCTAGAGTGCTTCAAGCAGGATCCAACCTATCTTCCTTTGTCATTACTCATCAAGATGAAAATTGGCGTTTTGGCTTAAGTATTTGTTATGACCTTCGCTTTCCAGAAATGTATCGTGCCATGGGTGAGGTTGATTGCCATATTCTCCCAGCCGCATTTACCTACACCACAGGTAAAGTTCATTGGGAAATTCTTCTGCGCGCTCGAGCGATTGAAAATCAATGCTACTTTGTTGCCTCTGCTCAAGGTGGTACTCACGATAATGGTCGTCAAACTTGGGGGCACTCAATGATTGTTCACCCTTGGGGAGAAATCAACTCTATATTAGAAGTTGGAGAAGGTCTCATTACTGGAGAAATGTTTAAATCCAACATACTCGACGTTCGTAATAAATTACCAGCCCTTCAGCATCGCACAATTAAATAA
- the tldD gene encoding metalloprotease TldD, which produces MQNHSNNAIQTAKSLLLAPGGIDERVIEKALSEMYLHRLDDADLYFQHTRYESWSLEEGIVKSGNFSIDQGVGVRAVSGDKTAFAYADVVNADTLMQAAKSTRVIGPSGGKKKIILQPISTFSGQALYIPEDPIFSLKTEEKIQLLEKIEQTARAKDPRVVQVMASLTGEFDVILVAKGNGKLVADIRPLVRVSISIIVEQNGRRETANAGGGGRLNYKMFTDDLINGWVDKAVTSALINLESKPAPAGPMTVVMGPGWPGVLLHEAIGHGLEGDFNRKGSSSFAGKLGQKVAAPGVTVVDDGTLSGRRGSLNVDDEGNPTQCTTLIENGRLKGFMQDAMNSRLMKMPLTGNGRRESYAALPLPRMTNTYMLGGDKDPGEILASIKKGLYAVNFGGGQVDITSGKFVFAATEAYWVENGKIQYPVKGATIIGNGPESLKQVSMIGNDLRLDDGVGVCGKEGQSVPVGVGQPTLRIENMVVGGSV; this is translated from the coding sequence ATGCAAAATCATTCAAATAATGCCATACAAACTGCTAAATCTCTGCTTCTTGCTCCTGGCGGGATTGATGAACGCGTGATTGAAAAGGCCCTCAGTGAGATGTATTTACATCGCCTTGATGATGCTGACTTATATTTTCAACATACTCGCTATGAATCCTGGAGTCTTGAAGAGGGGATTGTTAAATCTGGCAACTTTAGTATTGATCAAGGTGTTGGTGTAAGGGCTGTCTCTGGAGACAAAACAGCCTTTGCTTATGCTGATGTTGTTAATGCTGACACTTTGATGCAAGCTGCAAAATCAACCCGAGTAATTGGTCCATCGGGTGGTAAAAAGAAGATTATTCTGCAACCGATTTCTACATTTTCTGGGCAAGCACTCTACATCCCTGAGGACCCCATCTTTAGCTTAAAAACGGAAGAAAAAATCCAACTTCTTGAAAAAATTGAACAAACGGCAAGGGCAAAAGACCCTAGAGTTGTGCAAGTTATGGCAAGTCTGACAGGTGAATTCGACGTTATTTTAGTGGCAAAAGGAAACGGTAAATTAGTGGCCGACATACGCCCCCTCGTTAGAGTTTCAATTAGCATCATCGTAGAACAAAATGGTCGGAGAGAAACTGCTAATGCTGGCGGTGGTGGGCGCCTCAATTACAAAATGTTTACCGATGACTTAATTAATGGTTGGGTCGATAAGGCGGTCACTTCTGCATTAATTAATTTAGAGTCTAAACCTGCTCCTGCGGGTCCAATGACTGTTGTCATGGGTCCTGGATGGCCAGGCGTTTTATTACATGAAGCTATTGGACACGGCTTGGAGGGTGATTTTAATCGTAAAGGATCCTCATCGTTTGCTGGAAAATTGGGCCAAAAAGTAGCTGCTCCAGGCGTTACAGTAGTGGATGACGGCACACTTTCAGGGCGTCGTGGCTCTCTCAATGTTGATGATGAAGGAAATCCAACTCAGTGTACAACCCTGATTGAAAATGGTCGACTCAAAGGTTTTATGCAAGATGCTATGAACTCTCGTCTCATGAAAATGCCACTGACGGGCAATGGTCGTCGAGAAAGCTATGCTGCCCTTCCTCTTCCTAGAATGACAAATACGTATATGCTTGGGGGAGATAAGGATCCTGGAGAAATCCTCGCTAGTATTAAAAAAGGCTTATATGCTGTCAATTTTGGCGGCGGTCAAGTCGATATTACTAGCGGCAAGTTTGTTTTTGCGGCAACCGAAGCCTATTGGGTTGAAAATGGCAAAATTCAATATCCTGTAAAAGGGGCAACAATTATCGGTAATGGCCCTGAATCTTTGAAGCAAGTTAGTATGATAGGGAATGATTTGCGTCTTGACGATGGCGTTGGAGTTTGTGGGAAAGAAGGCCAAAGCGTGCCGGTTGGAGTTGGGCAACCTACCCTCAGAATTGAAAATATGGTTGTTGGTGGAAGTGTCTAA
- a CDS encoding 3-deoxy-7-phosphoheptulonate synthase — MTDKALSTHENWYANMDKTSLTDDARIKNITVLPPPEHLIRFFPISNTPIEKLIAQSRKKIRDIIHGTDDRLLVIIGPCSIHDPSAAVAYAKRLLEQREHFKKDLEIVMRVYFEKPRTTVGWKGLINDPYLDESFKIDEGLRIARQLLIEINRLGMPAGSEFLDVISPQYIGDLISWGAIGARTTESQIHRELASGLSAPIGFKNGTDGNIKIATDAILAASRGHHFLSVHKNGQVAIVETSGNKDCHVILRGGKAPNYDAKSVAEACDSLQTSKLHPSLMIDLSHANSSKQHERQMIVAQDVADQLKAKSKSIFGVMIESHFEGGAQKFTPGKDDPNKLQYGQSITDACINWDDSVKTLEILAEGVRKRRN; from the coding sequence ATGACGGATAAAGCTCTAAGTACCCACGAAAACTGGTATGCCAATATGGACAAAACATCCTTAACGGATGATGCTCGGATTAAAAATATTACTGTTCTACCGCCACCAGAGCATTTGATTCGTTTTTTTCCAATTTCCAACACTCCGATTGAAAAACTCATCGCCCAATCACGGAAAAAGATTCGCGATATTATTCATGGAACCGACGACCGCTTGCTCGTGATTATTGGGCCTTGTTCAATTCATGATCCTTCTGCTGCAGTTGCATATGCGAAAAGACTTCTTGAGCAACGTGAGCACTTTAAAAAAGATTTAGAAATCGTCATGAGAGTCTATTTTGAAAAACCAAGAACTACTGTTGGTTGGAAGGGTCTGATCAATGACCCTTATTTAGATGAAAGTTTTAAGATTGATGAGGGCCTTCGTATCGCAAGGCAATTGCTCATTGAAATCAATCGACTTGGAATGCCCGCAGGAAGTGAATTCCTGGACGTTATTTCTCCTCAATATATTGGTGATCTGATTTCGTGGGGTGCAATTGGTGCCAGAACTACTGAAAGCCAAATTCATCGTGAATTAGCTTCTGGTTTATCAGCACCAATTGGCTTCAAAAATGGTACTGATGGGAACATTAAGATTGCTACTGATGCAATACTTGCAGCATCGCGAGGGCATCATTTTTTGTCTGTACATAAAAATGGTCAAGTTGCTATCGTTGAAACTAGTGGCAATAAGGATTGTCACGTCATCTTACGAGGTGGTAAAGCACCTAATTACGATGCAAAAAGTGTGGCAGAGGCTTGCGATAGCTTACAGACCTCTAAGCTACATCCATCTTTAATGATTGATTTATCACATGCAAACTCTAGTAAACAACATGAGCGTCAAATGATTGTGGCACAAGATGTTGCAGATCAGTTGAAGGCAAAATCTAAGTCAATCTTTGGTGTAATGATAGAAAGTCACTTTGAAGGTGGGGCGCAGAAATTTACTCCTGGCAAAGATGATCCAAACAAACTTCAGTATGGTCAAAGTATTACTGATGCCTGCATCAACTGGGATGACTCTGTGAAAACGCTTGAGATATTAGCCGAAGGTGTAAGAAAACGTCGTAATTAA
- a CDS encoding cob(I)yrinic acid a,c-diamide adenosyltransferase produces the protein MGNRLTQIATRTGDAGMTGLGDGTRVDKAHDRICAMGDVDELNSQIGLLLTEEFPKSIDDAMRGLFNQIQHDLFDLGGELCIPGYTLLKQEQILYLDEQLALYNSQLPKLSEFILPGGTRAAAQAHICRTVCRRAERSIVQLGSKEKINDTPRQYTNRLSDLLFVLARYLNVSAGGKDVLWNHHKTPKQ, from the coding sequence ATGGGAAATCGCCTTACACAAATTGCAACTCGAACCGGTGATGCTGGAATGACTGGCCTAGGTGATGGAACTCGTGTAGATAAAGCACATGATCGCATTTGTGCCATGGGTGATGTTGATGAATTAAATTCTCAAATTGGTCTTTTATTGACTGAAGAGTTCCCCAAATCAATTGATGATGCCATGAGGGGTTTATTTAATCAAATTCAGCATGACTTATTTGACTTAGGTGGCGAGCTTTGTATCCCCGGATATACCTTACTTAAGCAAGAGCAAATACTCTATCTTGATGAGCAGTTGGCTCTTTACAATTCGCAATTACCTAAACTATCAGAATTTATTCTTCCAGGCGGTACTCGTGCTGCAGCTCAAGCCCATATTTGCCGTACGGTATGTCGAAGAGCTGAGCGTTCGATTGTACAGTTAGGGTCTAAAGAAAAAATCAATGACACACCTAGGCAATACACCAATCGTTTATCCGATTTATTGTTTGTTTTGGCCAGGTATCTTAATGTAAGTGCTGGGGGTAAAGATGTTTTGTGGAATCATCATAAAACCCCCAAGCAATAA
- a CDS encoding FAD-linked oxidase C-terminal domain-containing protein → MNAIIPPLLKSRQDFVVGLLKPILDEDSLLWEPEDTIPYECDGLAAYRQMPLAVALPHTESQVIEILKICHANQIPVVPRGAGTGLSGGAMPIADGLVLSLAKLKKIIDINPLARTATVQPGVRNLAISEAVAKHQLYYAPDPSSQIACTIGGNVSENSGGVHCLKYGLTIHNILRIRAVLITGEVVEFGGLAPDSPGLDLFSIFIGSEGMLALVTEVTVKLVPKPQLARVIMASFDDIEKGGNAVAAVIGAGIIPAGLEMMDQPATQAVEEFVHAGYDIDAKTILLCESDGTPEEVAEEIEKMSLVLKASGASRLQVSETEAERLRFWSGRKNAFPAAGRVSPDYYCMDGTIPRRQIAELLKRIKDMESKYQLRCMNVFHAGDGNMHPLILFNGANHSEWLRAEDFGSEILETCVELGGTITGEHGVGIEKINSMCVQFSELERNLFWSIKESFDPLKLLNPDKAIPTLNRCAEYGRVRISNGVMPHPELERF, encoded by the coding sequence ATGAATGCCATAATTCCACCTTTATTAAAAAGTCGTCAAGATTTTGTCGTTGGCCTATTAAAGCCAATCTTAGATGAAGACTCTCTTCTATGGGAGCCAGAGGATACTATTCCCTATGAATGTGATGGCTTAGCGGCTTATAGGCAGATGCCTTTGGCTGTCGCTCTTCCTCATACAGAATCTCAAGTGATTGAAATTTTGAAGATTTGTCATGCCAATCAAATACCTGTTGTCCCTAGGGGGGCCGGAACAGGCTTATCGGGCGGGGCTATGCCGATTGCGGATGGTCTTGTCCTATCTTTAGCTAAATTGAAGAAAATCATCGATATTAACCCTCTTGCTAGGACCGCTACGGTCCAACCCGGAGTTAGAAATTTAGCAATCTCTGAGGCAGTTGCGAAACACCAACTCTACTATGCTCCCGACCCTTCCTCTCAAATCGCCTGCACAATTGGTGGCAATGTAAGTGAAAACTCTGGGGGTGTTCATTGCCTTAAATATGGATTAACGATTCATAATATTCTGCGAATACGCGCTGTATTGATTACTGGCGAAGTAGTAGAGTTTGGTGGACTGGCGCCTGATAGTCCAGGTTTAGATTTATTTTCTATTTTTATTGGTAGTGAAGGCATGTTAGCTTTGGTGACTGAGGTAACTGTGAAATTGGTTCCAAAGCCGCAACTGGCCAGAGTGATTATGGCTAGCTTTGATGATATTGAAAAAGGCGGTAATGCCGTTGCAGCAGTAATCGGTGCTGGTATCATACCTGCCGGTTTAGAAATGATGGATCAGCCAGCTACTCAAGCTGTTGAAGAATTTGTGCATGCAGGTTATGACATTGATGCTAAAACAATTTTGTTGTGTGAATCAGATGGCACTCCAGAAGAAGTTGCTGAAGAAATTGAAAAAATGAGTTTAGTCCTTAAAGCTAGTGGCGCATCTAGACTTCAAGTATCAGAAACTGAAGCCGAACGCTTAAGGTTTTGGAGCGGCAGAAAAAATGCTTTCCCAGCCGCTGGTCGTGTATCTCCAGACTATTATTGTATGGATGGAACGATTCCGCGACGTCAAATTGCTGAATTGTTAAAACGTATCAAAGATATGGAAAGTAAATATCAGCTCAGATGTATGAATGTCTTTCATGCTGGCGATGGCAATATGCATCCTCTGATCTTGTTTAACGGTGCTAATCATTCTGAATGGCTTCGTGCGGAAGATTTTGGTTCGGAAATTCTTGAAACCTGCGTTGAACTAGGTGGAACAATTACCGGGGAGCATGGTGTTGGTATCGAAAAAATCAATTCAATGTGCGTTCAATTTTCTGAGTTAGAGAGAAATTTATTTTGGTCGATTAAAGAATCATTCGATCCCCTCAAATTATTAAATCCTGATAAAGCCATTCCAACACTCAATCGATGTGCAGAATATGGTCGGGTCAGAATCAGTAATGGTGTGATGCCTCATCCAGAATTAGAACGTTTTTAA
- the glcE gene encoding glycolate oxidase subunit GlcE, which translates to MQVVLNQFKEQIQSAITTQKKINICGGNTKNWYGDPPNGEVLNTLQYSGILDYQPEELVITACAGTPLKEVEAALIAKNQYFAFEPPHYGENATIGGMVAAGLAGPGRGQFGGLRDYVLGTKMMDGNGQILSFGGKVMKNVAGYDVSRLMPGSLGTLGLILEMSIKVLPLPARTETLKFQIPASQAIVQMNSWASQPLPLSASTWLGNSQSGELWIRLAGANAAVVSAIQKMQQLLPSEIIDAQQANVFWESIREQTHSFFTNSNDNLWRFAVNPLSEPFATDHVTMMEWFGGQRWIKGNLSREEAQNLAAQNQGYATLYRNHNHDSGSVFTPITANPLTAPLAIVQKRVQNAFDPHGIFQTGRMPY; encoded by the coding sequence ATGCAAGTTGTGCTGAATCAATTTAAAGAACAAATACAATCGGCTATTACCACGCAGAAAAAAATTAATATCTGCGGTGGAAATACAAAGAATTGGTATGGTGATCCTCCAAATGGGGAAGTATTAAACACCCTTCAATACTCCGGTATTTTGGATTATCAACCAGAAGAACTTGTTATTACAGCATGTGCTGGAACTCCATTAAAGGAAGTTGAAGCAGCATTAATTGCAAAAAATCAGTACTTTGCATTTGAGCCTCCGCATTATGGAGAAAATGCGACGATTGGTGGAATGGTTGCAGCTGGTTTAGCAGGTCCAGGTCGAGGCCAATTTGGTGGGCTCAGAGACTATGTTCTAGGCACCAAAATGATGGATGGTAATGGCCAGATCTTATCCTTCGGGGGTAAGGTGATGAAAAATGTTGCTGGTTATGATGTCTCACGTTTAATGCCAGGATCTTTAGGTACTTTAGGGCTGATCCTTGAAATGTCTATTAAAGTTTTACCTCTTCCGGCAAGAACTGAAACTTTAAAGTTTCAAATTCCGGCAAGTCAAGCGATTGTGCAAATGAATTCATGGGCTAGTCAACCACTCCCCTTATCTGCAAGTACCTGGTTAGGGAATTCGCAAAGCGGTGAACTATGGATACGACTCGCTGGAGCAAATGCCGCAGTCGTTTCGGCAATCCAAAAAATGCAACAACTTTTGCCGTCTGAAATAATTGACGCTCAACAAGCTAATGTCTTTTGGGAAAGTATTCGTGAACAAACGCACTCTTTCTTTACAAATTCAAACGATAATTTATGGCGTTTTGCTGTTAATCCATTATCAGAGCCATTTGCAACTGACCATGTAACAATGATGGAATGGTTTGGTGGACAACGTTGGATTAAAGGAAATCTAAGTCGCGAAGAAGCTCAAAATCTTGCTGCTCAAAACCAAGGATATGCAACCTTATATCGAAATCATAATCATGACTCTGGTAGTGTATTTACACCTATTACTGCTAACCCTCTAACGGCACCCTTAGCTATTGTGCAAAAAAGAGTTCAAAATGCCTTTGACCCCCATGGGATTTTTCAAACAGGAAGAATGCCCTATTAA